Sequence from the Fodinibius salicampi genome:
GGAACATTTCAGGTCCTGTTGGCAGGTAACGATCCTTAGTAATCTTGTTCAATGCAACCAAGTATTTACCGTCAGGATTTTGGCTATCTCCCCCAGGAATCATTAAGTGACCGGGAGAATAGTACACATCGATACGGTCAACAACTTCGAGTGTCTCAACGTCCCACTTTACAATTTCTGAAGAAATAAAAGCGGTAGTATAGGCATTGCCCTTATCATCAAACTCTGTATGCAATGGACCTAAACCTGGATTTTCTACTTCTCCATGCAGGATAGATTCGTAATTCAATACGGGAATGCCCTGTTCTTCGCCTTCGAAGTCTTCATTCTCGATAGCCGTCATCATTTTATCGAAGGAATGTACCGGAATGACGGTAGAAAGCTTACCGCCGGCAGCGATATACCTGCCAGATGGATCGACATCTACTCCATGGGGAGACTTGGGGGTGGGCAGAAAGTAAACGAGCCCATCAAGCTCACGGGGATCAAGCACCCGAACTTCCTCAATCAGTTCGCTTTTGGCAACTCCTCCCTCTTCATGATCAATATAATTGCGATAATGTTCACCAGGAATCATCTTTCCTTCACCGTTAGCAGCATATTCAGCCGCTTTTTCCCAGTTAATAGCCGCGATATAATCTTTGTCATTTTTCGAGGCATTGATCTCTAACATCGTGTGTGCTTCTTCACTGTTGTATGAGGTAAAGAATGCCCAACCATCAGAAGGACCTTTGCCCGAATGACTTAAATCATAATTGAAACCGGGCATCCTGATCTGGAAATCAATATTCATATGTCCTTCATCAGAAACCTTGATAAATGAAATTGTCCCCTGAAAGTTATCTTTATAACTATCAATACTCACATCCATGTTCTGGAGATTATCTTCATCCATCGGTACACTAAAGCGCGTTGCGGCAGTAACATACTCGGTATTCGGTGTTACAAACGACGAAGCGTGGTTACCGGCTGAGTTGGGTATCTCAATAATCTCTTGTGTTCGAAATTCATCCAGTCCGATTCGTGCAATTCGGGGAGTATTGTTTTCATTGATGAAGACCCAGCGTCCATCTGTTTCACCATTCGTTTGCGAAAGCTCAGGGTGATGTGCATCTCCCCAAGGTACAAAACCATCGCTTGTTTGAAACATTGGTTTGGTCTCCTCATTATATCCCCACCCGTTTACCGCAGCCTGCGAAAAGACCGGTATGGTAAAAATATGTCGCCCAGAGGGTAAACCGTATACCCCAAGCTGTCCATTATATCCTCCGGAGAAGAAGCCGTAAAACTCATCGTGTTCTCCTGGGGCTACATATACCTTCTCTGCAGCATCAGAAGAGGAACCAAATTCCCCGTTTGAGCTACATCCCATAGATAGAAAACCTATTGCTGCTACTACCGCAAACGGCCACAGCAAAGATTTTTTTAACATTTTACTCATAGTATTATACCTTTTTATTGTTATTTATTCGAGGTTATTTATTGTGATTCTTGTGCCAAATACTCTACAACAGCTCGTGCCTTTTCTCTGGTTAATTGCTGATTTGTCATCCGTGTCGGATATTCTGATCCAACTGATTTTGCAATAGGATGCTTTTCGAGCATTTCTTCAGGGTTTAAGATCATATTCATTACATAGGCGGGTGTACGCGTATTCATAATTCCTCCTAATGGCGGACCCACATAACGACTATCCATCTTATGACAGGCCCCGCACTTCATATCAAAAACCTGCATTCCCTCTTTTGCTAACTCAGGATCGATTTCATCAATTGTAATTTCTTCGTTAACCGGACCAATTCCATTTGTCATTTCAAACTCTGTAAGTTCCTGCTCCACCTCCTTATTTGCTGTGGCCTCCGTATTTGTATCCGAGCCTCCCTCACAACCAATAAGCAGTAGTATTGTTACAGTCATTAATCCCACTATTTTAGATATCTTCATAGGTACAATTAATTTTTATAATTAATTTAATTTTTAAGAGTATTTTATCTTTTATACATATATTACCTCAATAAACATGCCAGTTTTTCAATAGTCCTCTTTTTTCTGCTTTATAGGTGAATTTAATTTTTCAGATAAGAATAAATTGGCCAGATATTTAAATAGTATTGCAATCCTGCATTACTAATATCGAAGGGAACTGCATAATTGCAATAGTTTCAATTACTGCCAAACAAATTTCCCATCCGGTGTAATGCGCAAATCATTTTGTTTTCCCTTCTTGGACATATCTGCCAGACTGGTTGTTCTAAATACTTTCTCTATATCATCCCGGGTTTCCGCCCACATGCTATGCATGGGACAGGGTTTTTCACTCCCACATCCAGGGAGCCCCAATACACATTCCGTAAATATTTCAATCCCGTCAATTGCCACAACGATTTCTTGTAATGATATATCATCACTTGCTTTAGATAACCTTACTCCTCCCTTGGGTCCCTTCATAGACTCCAAAAGGCCCGCGGCCGTCAGCTCTTGAAGAATTTTCGTAAGAAAATGGAATGAGATATCAAGCTTTTCGCTTAACTTCTTTATGGAAATGTATTTTTCATTGGAACTCGAAGCCAGATACAATGTGGCCCTTAAGCCATATTCGCAAGATTTTGACAGTAGCATTGACGGAAATCAATATTTAAGAGTTATTTATCCAAAATTAAGTACTTCTTTTATTTTTTAAAACTAAAATTTGAATTTTCTAGATATGCTCTGTTGCTTTGTCCCTCCTTCAAGTCTATAAAACAAGGGTATTTAAGATCATTTACTCATAGAGTGAGTCATTATCAGTAACGGCAAGATCAGCAAGAAACTGACTAATGCGATCGGTTACAGCTTCTAAAAACTGCTCCCCCTTTTCGGCTGATGCCGCAACAGGATTGCCAACCCCCGTGTCTTCCGTTACCTGGGTCCACTCGCGCTGCACAAAGGTCCACCCCTCGTTTAAGCCATCCACTTTAAATTTGCGGGCTGCTCCCTCCCCCGCTTCCGAAAGAGGGAGTACCAGCTCTGGAGCAATATGCATGATCGCACTTGTTTCCATCTCCCCGGCATGATCTCCCGGTTCATCAAAATACTCCTCGGCATCAGCTGCCTGATACCAGTTTAATGCACAAGAAAACAACCCGGGAAAATCTACGGAAAGGGTACGGAGCATCTGCTTGAAGTGGTTTCCGCCATGGCCGTTCAGGATAACCAATTTGGGTATGCCCTGACGATGCAGCACATCGGCAATATCGTTTAGTACTGCCAGTTGGGTAGACGGATTCATATTCAGGCACAAATCCACATCCAGCTGACCGGTATTTACCCCAAAAGGTACGGTAGGAAGCACAATTATCTTTGCGTCCTTCTCCCAGGCTTTGCGAGCGGATTCGGCAGCTACATGGTCGCATTGGATGACATCGGTAGCATAGGGCATATGGTAATTATGGGCCTCGGTAGCGCCCCAGGGAAGGACCGCCACCTGGTAGGATTGTTCCTTCACGGTTTTCCAGTTCGTTTCAGCAAGAATATACGGTCGGGGTGAATTCATGTGACTGAATTGTATTTATATTTATGCATTTAGCGGTTATTGAATATACGTTAAGTGGTTAAAATCGAGGATAATGTCTTATAAATGGATTCAATCTCCCTAAATCCCTCTTCTCCAAGAGGGATTTATAACATTGGTTCATAAAATAATTCGTAGCAAATATATCAAACAACGAATTCCTCTGGCGAAGGAGGACATGCCCTGTGGAATTGAGCTCTATTCCACGAGGGCAGGAAGATTGATCTATTTTATTGAGTCAATTCAGATACTGCTCAATCTCTGACTTCCATACCAGATATCCGTTGCCGTTCAAATGCAGGCCATCCTCGGTATAATCCGGATTTAGCTGATCTCTATCAGTACTCATATCGTCAAACAAATTGATATAGGTAAGTCCTTTCCGGTCAGCCAGTTTTTTTAAGCCCTTATTTACTTCTTTAATCTCGGGCGTCTTGTCCACATGGGAGGAAAACTGCTCAAAATCCTCATTTACCGGCAGCACACTTTGGATATAAATCTTAGTATCCGGTGAATCCTGTTCTATTTTATTCACGATCTTCTCATAATTTTCCAATACATAATTCACCGAACGATCCCGTGCCAGGTCGTTAACGCCGATCATCACAAAGACTTTATCCGGATTTGATTCGGTCACTTCATTCAGTCGGTAGAGCACTCCATCGGTTACATCTCCGGATATGCCCCGATTTTTAAGCCGGGTGCTTCCAAACATCTCGGCCCACTCATTGCCATCGGTGATGCTGTCGCCAAGAAAGATAATTTCATCCTCCCCATTCGGCAGCTGCTCAAACAGGTTCTTTTTGTGGTAATAATAAGCTGAATAGTCAGGTTTTTCTTCCGTTTGCTGACCCAGAACATATTCTATTGATACTCCGGATATCAGCACAGTGCAGATTAAAATCGATTTAAGTAAACCTTTCATAGCAATAAAATTTAATTAACAGGATAATGGGTTAGGAGTTAGCTTCTAAACAACCTGTCAGCGTCCACAGGACCTGAAAGCGTTGTCTAAAAGACGCTAGACGCTGACAGGAATCAACAATTGATACGCTGTCAGGTCCTGTTTTTATTTAACCCTAAACACATTGACAGAATATTAATAAGTACTCCTTTTAATCTTTTTTTGCAAGGGCATAAATGCCGCCCCCCTTTTCATTATCATCGAATAGATCCAGCCACATCAGGAGTAATCCCACCGGAAGCGTAACTATATAATAAATGGCCATCAATGGCAGGGCCCAAAGTCCTATTTTTGTTAGCCACAGCATCGGATATTTGATGAGCAGCTCCCAGGCCAAATGCCCTTTACTGCCATAGGTGTACGCCACCTCTATCGGCGTAAGTCCAGCGGACTCCAATTTTTCCTGAATATCTTCTTTTGAATAACCCGTACGGGCATGTTCGTCAACAAACGATTCCTCATCACCGGCATCTTCTTCTGAATAAATAGAGGGCGAATGCATTAAGAAAAAACCGCCGGACTTTAGTGCCTTACAGATATTGCGCATTACCTTCACATCTTGTTCAATATGCTCCAGCACATCAATACAGGTCGAAAAATCGAAGACAGCATCAGATTCCAGTTCCAGGAGGTCTTTCTGCTCAAAGGATATACGCCCCTCATTAATTGCTTGTTGGAAATAATGCCGGCAATCCTGTAGATAATCCGCTTTCACATCGATAGCCCGGATTGAAACATTGGAAAATTGGCGGAGGATAAAACGATCGTACTGGCCGAATCCTGATCCGGCATCGAGCATCTGCCATTTTCCCTGCCGGTCAATATCCGAGGCATATTTTTTAAGCAAACGCCTTACATACCAGCTGCGCA
This genomic interval carries:
- the nosZ gene encoding Sec-dependent nitrous-oxide reductase, whose product is MSKMLKKSLLWPFAVVAAIGFLSMGCSSNGEFGSSSDAAEKVYVAPGEHDEFYGFFSGGYNGQLGVYGLPSGRHIFTIPVFSQAAVNGWGYNEETKPMFQTSDGFVPWGDAHHPELSQTNGETDGRWVFINENNTPRIARIGLDEFRTQEIIEIPNSAGNHASSFVTPNTEYVTAATRFSVPMDEDNLQNMDVSIDSYKDNFQGTISFIKVSDEGHMNIDFQIRMPGFNYDLSHSGKGPSDGWAFFTSYNSEEAHTMLEINASKNDKDYIAAINWEKAAEYAANGEGKMIPGEHYRNYIDHEEGGVAKSELIEEVRVLDPRELDGLVYFLPTPKSPHGVDVDPSGRYIAAGGKLSTVIPVHSFDKMMTAIENEDFEGEEQGIPVLNYESILHGEVENPGLGPLHTEFDDKGNAYTTAFISSEIVKWDVETLEVVDRIDVYYSPGHLMIPGGDSQNPDGKYLVALNKITKDRYLPTGPEMFHSAQLIDISGEKMQLLLDFPTEGEPHYAQGIAAEKVKENQKRFYEIEGNNHPHAAKSEKETRVERDGNEVHVYMTTIRSHFAPDNIEGIKVGDEVYFHVTNLEQDWDVPHGFAMKGANNAELLIMPGETMTLKWEPKKVGVFPFYCTDFCSALHQEMQGYVRVSSEDSDVEVSYSTGQS
- a CDS encoding c-type cytochrome, encoding MKISKIVGLMTVTILLLIGCEGGSDTNTEATANKEVEQELTEFEMTNGIGPVNEEITIDEIDPELAKEGMQVFDMKCGACHKMDSRYVGPPLGGIMNTRTPAYVMNMILNPEEMLEKHPIAKSVGSEYPTRMTNQQLTREKARAVVEYLAQESQ
- a CDS encoding RrF2 family transcriptional regulator; protein product: MLLSKSCEYGLRATLYLASSSNEKYISIKKLSEKLDISFHFLTKILQELTAAGLLESMKGPKGGVRLSKASDDISLQEIVVAIDGIEIFTECVLGLPGCGSEKPCPMHSMWAETRDDIEKVFRTTSLADMSKKGKQNDLRITPDGKFVWQ
- a CDS encoding creatininase family protein, with the translated sequence MNSPRPYILAETNWKTVKEQSYQVAVLPWGATEAHNYHMPYATDVIQCDHVAAESARKAWEKDAKIIVLPTVPFGVNTGQLDVDLCLNMNPSTQLAVLNDIADVLHRQGIPKLVILNGHGGNHFKQMLRTLSVDFPGLFSCALNWYQAADAEEYFDEPGDHAGEMETSAIMHIAPELVLPLSEAGEGAARKFKVDGLNEGWTFVQREWTQVTEDTGVGNPVAASAEKGEQFLEAVTDRISQFLADLAVTDNDSLYE
- a CDS encoding GDSL-type esterase/lipase family protein, which codes for MLISGVSIEYVLGQQTEEKPDYSAYYYHKKNLFEQLPNGEDEIIFLGDSITDGNEWAEMFGSTRLKNRGISGDVTDGVLYRLNEVTESNPDKVFVMIGVNDLARDRSVNYVLENYEKIVNKIEQDSPDTKIYIQSVLPVNEDFEQFSSHVDKTPEIKEVNKGLKKLADRKGLTYINLFDDMSTDRDQLNPDYTEDGLHLNGNGYLVWKSEIEQYLN
- a CDS encoding class I SAM-dependent methyltransferase, with protein sequence MSRIAYDPVKDRFANIIRNSRLLRTLFYKLLDLFFLRSWYVRRLLKKYASDIDRQGKWQMLDAGSGFGQYDRFILRQFSNVSIRAIDVKADYLQDCRHYFQQAINEGRISFEQKDLLELESDAVFDFSTCIDVLEHIEQDVKVMRNICKALKSGGFFLMHSPSIYSEEDAGDEESFVDEHARTGYSKEDIQEKLESAGLTPIEVAYTYGSKGHLAWELLIKYPMLWLTKIGLWALPLMAIYYIVTLPVGLLLMWLDLFDDNEKGGGIYALAKKD